In Daphnia magna isolate NIES linkage group LG7, ASM2063170v1.1, whole genome shotgun sequence, a single genomic region encodes these proteins:
- the LOC116917090 gene encoding uncharacterized protein LOC116917090: MNAICCNVAGSDTYLVMSDANEAVTVGEEVTRDAGNVAGEGLARCAEIPTVKSGQAEMDYDLISSLKVGGINWKIQGRCTRKSKFTPYQSGKGKPGTMMTFDFQDGSGQKIKCVVFNDAIEMLDQKVFVGKNYAISKATVQNRFGRPVPGYHNCELLFYKHSQFELLEDEDDFVFPCERYRRLSELDSGDIEIDSSINVLCVVSSVGTMQNMEINNSDGTKRDAAYLEVQLVDSSLKQGQVPVTFWGRTAADVHRHPAGRTMELKGAVVVSREGRLCLKATALTDVEFDPQPDAAENLIQWFNGSKKRRMCE; the protein is encoded by the exons ATGAATGCCATTTGCTGTAACGTCGCTGGTTCCGATACTTATCTCGTCATGAGTGATGCCAACGAAGCGGTAACTGTAGGAGAAGAGGTGACTCGGGATGCTGGGAATGTTGCAGGTGAGGGGTTGGCAAGATGCGCTGAAATCCCAACCGTGAAAAGTGGTCAAGCAGAAATGGATTACGATTTGATATCTTCTTTGAAAGTCGGCGGTATCAA TTGGAAGATCCAAGGGCGTTGTACTCGCAAGTCTAAATTCACGCCTTATCAATCTGGCAAAGGGAAACCAGGAACTATGATGACTTTTGATTTTCAGGACGGTAGCGGACAGAAGATTAAATGTGTAGTTTTCAATGATGCAATAGAAATGTTGGATCAGAAAGTTTTCGTTGGTAAAAACTACGCTATCAGCAAAGCGACTGTGCAAAACAGATTTGGTAGACCGGTTCCTGGTTATCATAATTGTGAGCTGCTTTTCTATAAACACAGCCAG tttgaattgttggaagacgaagatgattttgtttttccttgtgAGCGTTATCGTCGTCTTTCTGAACTGGATTCGGGCGATATCGAAATCGACTCATCTATCA ATGTTCTCTGTGTTGTTTCGTCTGTTGGGACCATGCAGAATATGGAGATCAACAATAGCGATGGCACTAAACGAGATGCTGCTTATCTTGAGGTGCAACTCGTGGATTCCAGTTTGAAACAGGGTCAA GTTCCTGTTACTTTCTGGGGTCGTACTGCTGCCGATGTGCATCGCCATCCTGCTGGGCGCACAATGGAATTAAAAGGTGCTGTTGTCGTGAGTCGCGAGGGACGTCTTTGTCTGAAAGCTACTGCGCTGACGGATGTCGAG TTCGATCCTCAACCTGATGCTGCTGAAAATTTGATTCAATGGTTCAATGGCAGTAAGAAGCGTCGCATGTGTGAGTGA
- the LOC116935328 gene encoding uncharacterized protein LOC116935328 isoform X2, with protein sequence MQKIDGKLRNCYGNDLLKKMLENDPDKRMTSTQVVNQLKVIKDKIAGKEKELLELCGSDSRLDLKEKIQNFIQFGINLNAKGDGGRNALHLLCQNYSSPKLTGAIQLLIENKINVNARDNHGRNAIHYLCRYHSSQNLINTIQILIQYGIEAKASTNDGSNALHYLCRYNSSQNLDDAIKIFTNLGLDLMTEDNNGWSALHYLRNKDKKQMKIWFDRKFPLGEGGFGQVLKGKFGGCEVAVKRVELHRVKKREEDAMLKLEHPNLVKLLHCESDDDYRNYALELCDASLDKLFLDPSHPLKYKRPMPRHSKVFHQLAVGLEYIHSKNLIHRDIKPQNVLISVRSTGQGNEVIVKWADFGLSKPVNERGTCPLGDIRGTKIWFAPETVRQLQKRKSEDTYECTVQGDIFAQALVFGCLLLNGEHLYGCGETEIHDNIIGKNPVNMQSNS encoded by the exons ATGCAGA AAATTGATGGCAAATTACGCAACTGTTACGGGAATGAcctattgaaaaaaatgttggaaaacgACCCTGACAAAAGGATGACATCGACACAAGTCGTTAATCAACTAAAGGTCATCAAGGATAAG AttgctggaaaagaaaaagaattgctgGAATTGTGTGGGAGTGATTCACGATTGgatttaaaggaaaaaattcaaaacttcATTCAGTTCGGAATTAATCTGAACGCAAAGGGCGACGGTGGAAGGAACGCGCTCCATCTTTTGTGTCAAAACTACTCCAGCCCAAAATTAACCGGCGCAATTCAACTTctcatcgaaaacaaaatcaacgtGAATGCAAGGGACAATCATGGACGGAATGCAATTCACTATTTGTGTCGATACCATTCAAGCCAAAACTTAATCAACACAATTCAAATCTTGATTCAATACGGAATTGAGGCGAAGGCAAGTACCAACGATGGATCAAACGCATTACATTATTTATGTCGATACAACTCAAGCCAAAATTTAGACGACGccattaaaatttttaccaATCTCGGATTGGATCTGATGACAGAGGACAACAACGGATGGAGTGCGTTGCATTATTTGCGTaataaagataaaaagcaaatgaaaatTTGGTTCGACCGCAAATTTCCATTAGGGGAAGGTGGCTTTGGTCAAGTGTTAAAAGGCAAGTTCGGAGGTTGTGAAGTCGCAGTAAAGCGAGTTGAATTACATCGTgtcaaaaaaagagaagaagacgCTATGCTGAAGTTGGAACATCCGAATCTCGTCAAACTTCTTCACTGTGAAAGTGACGACGACTACAG AAACTATGCATTGGAATTGTGCGACGCCTCTCTAGACAAACTCTTCCTAGACCCGAGTCACCCACTAAA ATACAAAAGACCTATGCCACGCCATAGCAAGGTTTTCCATCAATTGGCTGTAGGCCTGGAATACATCCATTCAAAGAATTTAATCCATCGCGATATAAAACCGCAAAATGTTCTCATTTCCGTCCGTTCTACTGGTCAAGGCAATGAGGTAATAGTCAAATGGGCTGATTTCGGATTATCCAAACCCGTAAATGAACGGGGGACGTGCCCGTTGGGTGACATCAGAGGAACCAAAATATGGTTCGCTCCCGAAACTGTAAGgcaattacaaaaaagaaaaagcgaagATACGTATGAATGTACCGTCCAGGGCGATATCTTTGCACAAGCACTCGTCTTTGGTTGCCTTTTGTTAAATGGCGAACATCTCTACGGTTGCGGCGAAACAGAAATTCACGACAACATAATTGGAAAAAATCCCGTGAATATGCAAAGTAATTCTTAA
- the LOC116935328 gene encoding uncharacterized protein LOC116935328 isoform X3: protein MQKIDGKLRNCYGNDLLKKMLENDPDKRMTSTQVVNQLKVIKDKIAGKEKELLELCGSDSRLDLKEKIQNFIQFGINLNAKGDGGRNALHLLCQNYSSPKLTGAIQLLIENKINVNARDNHGRNAIHYLCRYHSSQNLINTIQILIQYGIEAKASTNDGSNALHYLCRYNSSQNLDDAIKIFTNLGLDLMTEDNNGWSALHYLREGGFGQVLKGKFGGCEVAVKRVELHRVKKREEDAMLKLEHPNLVKLLHCESDDDYRNYALELCDASLDKLFLDPSHPLKYKRPMPRHSKVFHQLAVGLEYIHSKNLIHRDIKPQNVLISVRSTGQGNEVIVKWADFGLSKPVNERGTCPLGDIRGTKIWFAPETVRQLQKRKSEDTYECTVQGDIFAQALVFGCLLLNGEHLYGCGETEIHDNIIGKNPVNMQSNS from the exons ATGCAGA AAATTGATGGCAAATTACGCAACTGTTACGGGAATGAcctattgaaaaaaatgttggaaaacgACCCTGACAAAAGGATGACATCGACACAAGTCGTTAATCAACTAAAGGTCATCAAGGATAAG AttgctggaaaagaaaaagaattgctgGAATTGTGTGGGAGTGATTCACGATTGgatttaaaggaaaaaattcaaaacttcATTCAGTTCGGAATTAATCTGAACGCAAAGGGCGACGGTGGAAGGAACGCGCTCCATCTTTTGTGTCAAAACTACTCCAGCCCAAAATTAACCGGCGCAATTCAACTTctcatcgaaaacaaaatcaacgtGAATGCAAGGGACAATCATGGACGGAATGCAATTCACTATTTGTGTCGATACCATTCAAGCCAAAACTTAATCAACACAATTCAAATCTTGATTCAATACGGAATTGAGGCGAAGGCAAGTACCAACGATGGATCAAACGCATTACATTATTTATGTCGATACAACTCAAGCCAAAATTTAGACGACGccattaaaatttttaccaATCTCGGATTGGATCTGATGACAGAGGACAACAACGGATGGAGTGCGTTGCATTATTTGC GGGAAGGTGGCTTTGGTCAAGTGTTAAAAGGCAAGTTCGGAGGTTGTGAAGTCGCAGTAAAGCGAGTTGAATTACATCGTgtcaaaaaaagagaagaagacgCTATGCTGAAGTTGGAACATCCGAATCTCGTCAAACTTCTTCACTGTGAAAGTGACGACGACTACAG AAACTATGCATTGGAATTGTGCGACGCCTCTCTAGACAAACTCTTCCTAGACCCGAGTCACCCACTAAA ATACAAAAGACCTATGCCACGCCATAGCAAGGTTTTCCATCAATTGGCTGTAGGCCTGGAATACATCCATTCAAAGAATTTAATCCATCGCGATATAAAACCGCAAAATGTTCTCATTTCCGTCCGTTCTACTGGTCAAGGCAATGAGGTAATAGTCAAATGGGCTGATTTCGGATTATCCAAACCCGTAAATGAACGGGGGACGTGCCCGTTGGGTGACATCAGAGGAACCAAAATATGGTTCGCTCCCGAAACTGTAAGgcaattacaaaaaagaaaaagcgaagATACGTATGAATGTACCGTCCAGGGCGATATCTTTGCACAAGCACTCGTCTTTGGTTGCCTTTTGTTAAATGGCGAACATCTCTACGGTTGCGGCGAAACAGAAATTCACGACAACATAATTGGAAAAAATCCCGTGAATATGCAAAGTAATTCTTAA
- the LOC116935328 gene encoding uncharacterized protein LOC116935328 isoform X1 translates to MDNSPSRDGLRAKTVQFNGNNFESWKFSVNIALRSHNLVPVVDGSLKRPIELKQDNTVTNQADINKWDKDDNLALGYLFNTCSEEQQNSLLTCDTAHSVWNSLTSRYQQNTVERRQSLQQDFLNYRFKPEHTVRYHIEAIKLLVQQFKDAGGLADDDGTCNKIITSLPPSYNNFLTAWESSPILERTLANLVTRLDREESRKHNCNGGELSADDKAYFGFPSTSTRAGRSIPPTYQRPENRPSPYPKTGRGRGRGGRNDRFAASNGRPRTTTRCTFCNIIGHNEETCRHKNSGAVRCSYCNIVGHDEKVCYRKTQDGEKASVAEPQIDSENHNSAYAAGLPSSGSRSSTDFFLDSGATQHITDQKWLLKNLRTFPLGSRWIGGIGQTKVDVLGEGDMDVLTSVNGLTKSRTIHGLLYAPNIGINLISVGAITNNGADIHLTGSQALVVRNGAIEMTAERVGRTLYLLNISVVTNDVASIARPIESSIQEWHQRLAHISYRTIIKMAESGAVDGLNLQPGTQPPLARCHECAVGKMKRLVFLTSSTPKSTRIGSLIHSDVCGPMQVSSIGGALYYVLFQDDSSGFRVVRFIKQKSEVAACLKDFVSLLHAQTGQLVSVLRSDNGGEYENHELQAWLRKKGIRHETSVRHTPQQNGVSERDK, encoded by the exons ATGGACAACTCTCCCTCACGAGACGGCCTTCGAGCCAAAACCGTCCAATTTAACGGCAACAATTTCGAAAGTTGGAAATTCAGCGTCAACATTGCGCTCAGGAGTCACAACCTGGTGCCAGTCGTCGATGGATCTCTTAAACGACCAATCGag CTAAAACAAGACAACACGGTAACCAACCAAGCCGACATCAACAAGTGGGACAAAGACGACAACTTGGCCCTCGGCTACCTGTTCAATACCTGCAGCGAGGAACAGCAGAACTCCCTACTCACATGTGATACGGCTCACTCCGTCTGGAATTCCCTCACGAGCAGATACCAGCAGAATACCGTCGAGAGGAGACAATCTCTACAGCAGGACTTCCTGAACTATCGCTTTAAGCCGGAACATACCGTGAGATACCACATCGAAGCGATCAAGCTACTAGTCCAGCAATTTAAGGACGCTGGGGGCCTCGCCGACGACGACGGAACGTGCAACAAAATAATCACGTCCCTTCCACCTAGCTACAACAACTTCCTCACCGCCTGGGAAAGCTCCCCCATCCTAGAGAGGACCCTCGCCAACCTCGTTACTAGACTCGATAGAGAAGAGAGTAGGAAACACAACTGCAACGGCGGAGAGCTAAGTGCTGACGACAAGGCCTACTTCGGATTCCCAAGCACATCTACTAGAGCTGGAAGGTCGATCCCACCGACGTATCAAAGACCTGAAAACAGGCCAAGTCCCTATCCTAAGACGGGCAGAGGACGAGGCAGAGGCGGACGCAACGACAGGTTTGCCGCATCTAACGGGAGGCCTCGAACAACCACACGCTGCACCTTCTGCAACATAATCGGCCATAATGAGGAGACATGTCGCCACAAGAACAGTGGGGCAGTTCGCTGCAGCTACTGCAATATCGTCGGGCATGACGAGAAGGTGTGCTACCGCAAAACTCAAGATGGCGAAAAGGCAAGCGTAGCCGAACCACAAATTGACTCAGAGAATCACAACTCTGCCTACGCAGCGGGACTTCCGTCATCTGGGTCACGATCGAGCACCGACTTCTTCCTAGACTCCGGCGCGACTCAGCACATCACGGACCAAAAATGGCTGCTTAAAAACCTCAGGACCTTCCCACTCGGATCAAGATGGATCGGAGGTATCGGCCAAACGAAAGTAGACGTACTAGGCGAAGGCGACATGGATGTACTGACATCAGTTAACGGGCTCACCAAGAGCCGCACGATCCATGGCCTCCTGTACGCCCCAAACATCGGCATAAACTTGATATCCGTCGGCGCCATTACCAACAACGGCGCAGACATCCACTTAACCGGCTCCCAAGCCCTCGTCGTTAGAAACGGAGCCATAGAGATGACCGCAGAACGCGTCGGAAGGACTTTATACCTCCTGAACATCTCCGTCGTGACAAACGACGTCGCATCAATCGCCCGACCTATCGAGAGTTCAATTCAGGAGTGGCATCAACGCCTTGCTCACATCAGCTATCGAACCATTATCAAGATGGCGGAAAGCGGAGCTGTGGACGGTCTCAATTTGCAACCAGGGACTCAACCTCCACTGGCACGTTGCCACGAGTGCGCGGTCGGAAAAATGAAGCGTCTTGTCTTCCTCACCAGCTCCACTCCAAAATCCACCCGTATTGGCTCTCTCATCCACAGCGACGTCTGCGGACCAATGCAGGTATCAAGCATAGGTGGCGCACTCTACTATGTGCTTTTTCAAGACGACTCCAGTGGATTCCGCGTTGTACGCTTTATCAAGCAAAAGTCCGAGGTCGCCGCCTGCCTCAAAGACTTTGTCAGCCTATTGCACGCTCAAACGGGCCAACTGGTTTCCGTGCTCCGCTCTGACAACGGAGGGGAGTACGAGAATCACGAACTTCAGGCCTGGCTAAGAAAGAAAGGAATCCGCCACGAAACATCCGTCCGACACACACCTCAACAGAACGGCGTCTCGGAAAGGGATAAATGA
- the LOC123474533 gene encoding cyclin-dependent-like kinase 5: MSIEFDRGAKLGQGGFYSIFRGKYNGHPVAVKRVFLENVDDNDEESWRQLDHRNIVKLFHCESDMDFRYYAFELCDASLDQLFLDLEDPKSYNGPMPHHIDALLQLALGLEHIHSTTKCPNCGGNCWPR, from the exons ATGAGCATTGAATTCGATCGCGGTGCTAAATTAGGACAAGGTGGTTTTTACTCCATTTTTAGAGGGAAATATAACGGCCATCCAGTGGCAGTGAAGAGAGTTTTTCTTGAGAACGTCGATGACAACGACGAAGAATCTTGGCGTCAGCTGGATCATCGTAACATTGTCAAACTTTTTCATTGTGAAAGCGACATGGACTTCAG ATACTATGCATTTGAATTGTGCGACGCCTCGTTAGATCAGCTATTCCTAGACCTGGAAGATCCCAAAAGTTACAACGGACCTATGCCACATCATATCGATGCTTTGCTTCAATTGGCTTTAGGTCTCGAACACATCCACTCCACCACAAAATGTCCTAATTGCGGTGGGAACTGCTGGCCAAGATGA